One stretch of Punica granatum isolate Tunisia-2019 chromosome 5, ASM765513v2, whole genome shotgun sequence DNA includes these proteins:
- the LOC116208465 gene encoding oligopeptide transporter 7-like codes for MDRILGRDQKIPHLLLQRPALLCPPLTEERTMAPRQDDITAPLIGKPVEPQSIHPGPSSPSCGGGGEDTENSPVEQVALTVPVTDDTSLPAVTFRTVVLGALSCALLSFLNQFFWYRREPLSLTSISAQIAVVPLGHLLASALPRRAFFPGKRWEFTLNPGPFNVKEHVLVTIFANAGAGNVYSIHIVSAVKIFYQREMSFAVALIIVLTTQVMGFGWAGVFRRYLVEPAAMWWPQNLVQVSLFRALHEKEERPKGGGLTRNHFFLIAFLCSFAYYVFPGYLFPMLTSLSWICWVFPDSVIAQQLGSGLHGLGIGAIGLDWASISSYLGSPLASPWFATANIAIGFALVTYVITPIAYWLNIYGARTFPIFSDDLFTSDGQNYNISAIIDQNFHLDVKAYEREGPLHLSIFFALYYGIGFACLTATVVHVVLFHGREIWQLSRSAFNEKKMDVHTKLMRKYRQVPEWWFTCILFLSIAVTVFACEYFNDQLQLPWWGILLACALAIFFTLPVGVITATTNQTPALNVITEYIIGYLYPEYPVANILFKVYGYISMKQGITFLQDFKLGHYMKIPPRSMFMAQVAGTVISAVVHLSTSWWLMSTIPNICDRAQLPAGSPWTCPGDHVFYDASIIWGLIGPRRIFGELGQYSAINWFFLLGALAPFAVWLAHKAFPGKDWIKLITMPVLLGATVNMPPATAVNFTSWVTIGFLSGFVAYRYYRAWWSRHNYVLSGALDAGLAFMGVLLYLCLGMEHINLKWWGDRPDGCPLASCPTAQGIIVEGCPVF; via the exons ATGGACAGAATCTTAGGTAGAGACCAAAAAATTCCCCATCTCCTATTACAGAGGCCTGCTCTGCTCTGCCCTCCCCTCACAGAGGAGAGGACGATGGCCCCCCGCCAAGACGATATCACTGCTCCTCTCA TCGGAAAGCCTGTCGAGCCCCAGTCCATCCACCCTGGCCCCTCCTCGCCATCGTGCGGCGGAGGAGGGGAAGATACAGAGAACTCCCCGGTCGAGCAGGTGGCGCTCACCGTCCCGGTCACAGACGACACCTCCCTCCCCGCCGTCACCTTCCGCACGGTCGTCCTCGGGGCACTGTCTTGCGCTCTCCTGTCCTTCCTCAACCAGTTCTTCTGGTACCGGCGGGAGCCCCTCTCCCTCACCTCCATCTCCGCCCAGATCGCAGTCGTCCCCCTCGGCCATCTCCTGGCCTCCGCCCTCCCCAGGAGGGCCTTCTTCCCGGGGAAGAGATGGGAGTTCACCCTCAACCCGGGCCCCTTCAACGTGAAGGAGCACGTGCTCGTCACGATCTTCGCCAACGCCGGCGCCGGGAATGTGTACTCGATCCACATAGTGAGCGCGGTGAAGATCTTCTATCAAAGGGAGATGTCGTTCGCGGTGGCGCTGATCATCGTGTTGACCACGCAGGTGATGGGGTTCGGGTGGGCGGGGGTGTTCCGGCGGTACCTGGTGGAGCCCGCCGCCATGTGGTGGCCCCAGAATCTCGTCCAAGTTTCCCTCTTCAG GGCATTGCACGAGAAGGAGGAGAGGCCTAAGGGCGGAGGATTGACACGAAACCATTTCTTCCTCATTGCATTCCTCTGCAGCTTCGCTTACTACGTCTTTCCCGGCTACCTCTTCCCGATGTTAACTTCCCTCTCCTGGATCTGCTGGGTATTTCCCGATTCTGTCATTGCGCAACAGCTCGGTTCTGGGCTCCATGGGCTAGGTATCGGAGCCATTGGGCTCGATTGGGCCAGCATATCCTCTTATCTCGGTAGCCCGCTAGCTAGCCCATGGTTTGCCACAGCAAACATTGCCATCGGGTTCGCCCTTGTCACTTATGTGATCACCCCAATCGCATACTGGCTCAATATCTATGGGGCAAGGACGTTCCCAATTTTCTCAGACGACCTTTTCACATCTGATGGACAGAACTACAATATCTCAGCTATCATAGACCAAAACTTCCATCTGGATGTTAAGGCGTACGAACGGGAGGGCCCTCTTCACCTGAGCATTTTCTTCGCTTTGTACTATGGAATCGGCTTTGCCTGCCTCACTGCCACGGTGGTCCATGTGGTTCTGTTCCATGGAAG GGAAATATGGCAGTTGAGTAGGTCCGCCTTCAATGAGAAGAAGATGGATGTGCACACAAAGCTAATGAGGAAGTACAGGCAAGTCCCGGAATGGTGGTTCACTTGCATCCTTTTTTTAAGTATTGCGGTGACCGTATTTGCTTGTGAGTATTTCAATGATCAGCTTCAGCTCCCATGGTGGGGAATATTGCTAGCTTGTGCTCTCGCCATATTCTTCACCCTACCTGTCGGCGTCATCACTGCCACGACAAATCAG ACACCAGCATTGAATGTGATAACTGAATATATCATCGGGTACTTGTACCCCGAATATCCCGTTGCCAACATTCTTTTCAAAGTTTACGGGTACATCAGCATGAAGCAGGGGATCACGTTCTTGCAGGACTTCAAGCTCGGACACTACATGAAAATTCCCCCAAGATCCATGTTCATGGCACAG GTAGCAGGCACTGTGATTTCAGCAGTGGTGCATCTGTCGACATCATGGTGGCTGATGAGTACGATCCCGAACATTTGTGACAGGGCTCAGCTCCCTGCAGGCAGCCCTTGGACCTGTCCTGGGGACCATGTTTTCTATGACGCGTCAATAATCTGGGGCCTCATTGGGCCTCGCAGAATATTCGGTGAGCTGGGGCAATACTCCGCCATCAACTGGTTCTTCCTCCTTGGGGCCCTTGCACCCTTCGCTGTGTGGCTTGCCCACAAGGCATTCCCTGGAAAGGATTGGATCAAACTCATCACGATGCCTGTTCTCTTAGGGGCTACCGTGAATATGCCCCCAGCTACAGCTGTGAACTTCACGAGTTGGGTGACAATTGGGTTTTTATCAGGTTTCGTCGCTTATAGGTATTACCGGGCTTGGTGGAGCCGTCACAACTACGTTCTGTCCGGGGCCCTTGATGCAGGATTGGCCTTCATGGGCGTGTTGCTGTACTTGTGTCTGGGGATGGAGCATATTAACCTTAAGTGGTGGGGCGACAGGCCGGATGGGTGCCCCTTGGCCTCTTGCCCGACTGCCCAAGGAATAATTGTTGAAGGGTGTCCGGTTTTCTAA